A single Gemmatimonadaceae bacterium DNA region contains:
- the pcaF gene encoding 3-oxoadipyl-CoA thiolase — MPNAYIVDGVRTPIGSFGGSLAPVRPDDLAAHVIRCLAERSAAIPREAISDVVMGCANQAGEDNRNVARMAALLAGLPASVPGETVNRLCASGMNAVVNAARAARLGDGDVYIAGGVESMTRAPYVLSKAAQPFARNAELFDTSIGWRFVNPAMRDEYGVDSMGQTAENVSEKFGITREDQDGFALRSQQKAAAARSAGRFEREIVAVPVPSEKRGAAPAVFAEDEFIRPDTSLAILAKLKPAFRTDGKGSVTAGNSSGINDGACAMYIVSEAAVEKYGLTPKARIVASAAAGVEPRVMGIGPVPASRQALAHAGLTLGDMAVIELNEAFAAQSLACTRELGLADDDPRVNPNGGAIALGHPLGMSGARLLLTAMHELHANGGRYALCAMCVGVGQGMATIIERV, encoded by the coding sequence ATGCCCAATGCCTATATCGTGGACGGCGTACGAACGCCAATCGGAAGCTTCGGCGGCTCTCTGGCACCGGTTCGTCCCGATGACCTCGCGGCTCACGTCATCCGTTGTCTCGCCGAACGGAGTGCGGCGATTCCCAGGGAGGCGATCTCCGACGTCGTGATGGGATGCGCGAATCAGGCCGGTGAAGACAACCGGAATGTCGCCCGGATGGCGGCACTCCTCGCCGGACTTCCCGCGAGTGTTCCAGGGGAGACGGTCAACCGGCTCTGCGCTTCGGGGATGAATGCCGTCGTCAACGCTGCGAGAGCGGCGCGCCTGGGAGATGGTGACGTGTATATCGCTGGCGGGGTCGAGAGCATGACGCGTGCGCCTTACGTTCTCTCGAAGGCGGCTCAGCCGTTCGCGCGCAACGCTGAGCTGTTCGACACGAGCATCGGCTGGCGGTTTGTCAATCCAGCAATGCGGGATGAGTACGGCGTTGATTCCATGGGCCAGACGGCCGAAAACGTAAGCGAGAAATTCGGCATCACGCGCGAGGATCAGGATGGCTTCGCGCTCCGGTCGCAGCAGAAGGCAGCAGCAGCCCGAAGTGCCGGCCGGTTCGAGCGCGAGATCGTCGCTGTTCCCGTACCATCGGAAAAGCGCGGCGCAGCGCCGGCAGTATTCGCCGAGGATGAGTTTATTCGCCCCGATACCAGCCTTGCGATCCTGGCGAAACTCAAGCCGGCGTTTCGGACAGACGGGAAAGGATCGGTTACCGCTGGAAATTCGTCAGGGATCAACGACGGCGCCTGCGCCATGTACATCGTATCGGAGGCCGCGGTGGAAAAGTACGGCCTCACGCCAAAGGCCCGGATCGTTGCATCTGCCGCTGCGGGTGTCGAGCCCCGTGTGATGGGAATCGGGCCAGTGCCCGCATCCCGGCAGGCACTCGCACACGCCGGCCTCACGCTCGGCGATATGGCGGTGATCGAGCTCAACGAAGCGTTTGCCGCACAGTCGCTGGCCTGCACGCGGGAACTGGGTCTCGCCGACGACGACCCTCGTGTCAACCCGAACGGCGGCGCGATCGCCCTCGGGCATCCGCTCGGAATGTCGGGAGCGCGGTTGCTGCTGACGGCCATGCACGAGCTGCACGCAAACGGTGGACGCTATGCGCTTTGCGCAATGTGCGTCGGTGTGGGCCAGGGCATGGCGACGATCATCGAACGCGTGTGA
- a CDS encoding dihydrolipoamide acetyltransferase family protein yields the protein MPNLLDVTVPLGQAEGTESVVSTWFKAVGDEVAENEPLLEISTDKVNMEVAAPGSGRLSEILKQEGDEIEEGSVLGRIEVGASSKPESQPAAGGSPAGSLQADGTDKLGAIPTTVAGGGSGELSPAVRRLLKEKDLDASQISGTGRGGRITHQDVLDFIARDVASDAGSGTAVVADSLDSARPSARHSKSAIPGRLVPHSQMRRTIAQHMVQSVATAPHVTSVFDADLSRMMEHRDAHKAEFASRGVKLTYTAYFVQATVEALREVPEANSRWQDDGLAVFDDINVGVATALGSGGLIVPVITKAQDLDLFGIAERLQDLTERARGANLDPRDVQNGTFTISNHGVSGSLVATPIIINQPQSAILGVGKLERRVVAEGSGSDERVVVKPMCYVTLTIDHRVLDGFQANQFLSKWVEVVGAF from the coding sequence ATGCCGAATTTGCTTGACGTCACTGTTCCCCTGGGACAGGCCGAAGGTACCGAATCCGTTGTGTCGACATGGTTCAAAGCCGTGGGCGACGAGGTCGCTGAAAATGAGCCACTGCTCGAGATCAGCACTGACAAGGTGAACATGGAAGTCGCCGCACCGGGCAGCGGGCGCCTGTCGGAGATACTGAAGCAGGAAGGTGACGAGATTGAAGAGGGATCGGTGCTCGGACGGATCGAGGTGGGGGCATCGTCCAAGCCTGAATCGCAGCCCGCTGCGGGTGGGTCGCCCGCCGGCTCTTTGCAAGCAGACGGTACTGACAAGTTGGGAGCCATACCGACGACGGTTGCCGGTGGTGGATCGGGCGAACTCAGTCCGGCTGTGCGGCGACTGCTGAAGGAGAAGGATCTCGACGCATCTCAGATCAGTGGAACGGGGAGGGGGGGGCGGATAACGCACCAGGATGTTCTGGATTTCATCGCCCGTGACGTCGCGTCTGATGCTGGATCGGGAACGGCCGTCGTTGCCGATTCCCTCGATTCCGCCCGTCCCAGTGCGAGGCATTCGAAATCGGCGATTCCCGGCAGGCTCGTGCCGCACTCACAGATGCGGCGCACCATCGCTCAGCACATGGTTCAAAGCGTTGCGACAGCGCCGCATGTCACGAGCGTGTTCGACGCCGATTTGTCGCGGATGATGGAGCATCGGGATGCGCACAAGGCGGAGTTCGCGTCCCGCGGTGTGAAGCTGACGTACACTGCCTACTTCGTGCAGGCTACTGTCGAGGCGCTGAGGGAGGTGCCTGAAGCGAACAGCCGCTGGCAGGACGACGGGCTCGCGGTGTTCGACGATATCAATGTTGGAGTCGCGACGGCCCTCGGCTCGGGTGGTTTGATCGTGCCCGTTATTACGAAAGCGCAGGATCTCGACCTGTTCGGAATCGCCGAGCGGCTGCAGGATCTCACCGAGCGTGCGCGGGGCGCGAATCTCGACCCGCGCGATGTTCAAAATGGAACGTTTACCATTTCCAATCACGGGGTGAGTGGCAGTCTCGTTGCGACGCCCATCATCATCAACCAGCCGCAGTCGGCGATACTCGGCGTTGGTAAGCTCGAGCGGCGGGTCGTCGCAGAAGGATCGGGGAGTGACGAACGCGTCGTGGTGAAGCCGATGTGTTATGTGACGCTTACCATCGATCACCGGGTTCTCGATGGATTTCAGGCGAACCAGTTTCTTTCGAAGTGGGTGGAGGTTGTGGGGGCGTTCTAG
- the paaZ gene encoding phenylacetic acid degradation bifunctional protein PaaZ, whose protein sequence is MTATLKSYARGEWVQGTGNSVDLIHAVTGEPVASATGGGLDFAGMLDYARTVGGPKIRGMTFHERARMLKAMAKYLMERKDEFYTLSEATGATKQDSWVDIEGGIGTFFAYSSKGRREFPNETFFAEGAVEPLSKDNSFVGRHLCVPLEGAAVHINAFNFPCWGMLEKLAPTFLGGMPAIVKPATITSYLTEGMVRAMIESEIIPEGVLQLIVGSTGDLLDHVTGQDVVTFTGSAVTGRKLRSSSAIVENSTRFNMEADSLNFSMLGPESAPGSDEFDLFVKEVVREMTSKAGQKCTAIRRTLVPETMVDDVIKAIGKRLGGVKLGDPRTDGVRMGPLVGREQVREVGERVDELKEGSEIVYGNPYDFEIASGDKQRGAFFPATLLYCEAPLTTLAPHNIEAFGPVNTIMPYQNVGEAVELAKLGKGSLVGSLFTSDDTVARDVVLGAASHHGRIMVIDRTSAKSSTGHGSPLPGLVHGGPGRAGGGEELGGTRSALHYMQRTAVQGSPTTLTRVSREWIKGAAQPSDRIHPFRKYFEELEIGETLVTHRRTITEADIVNFAGISGDFFYAHMDDIAAKESLFEKRVAHGYFVLSAAAGLFVDPAPGPVLANYGLDNLRFVKPVYVGDTIQVRLTCKVKTEKETQPDTVPQGVVAWDVEVTNQDQEPVAVYTILTLVKRQVPTADAGASTAGPDGVGNNPWAPVTRQPQATDQPVTPV, encoded by the coding sequence GTGACTGCAACTTTGAAGAGCTATGCCAGGGGTGAATGGGTTCAGGGCACCGGGAACAGCGTCGACCTGATACATGCGGTGACTGGCGAGCCCGTCGCCAGCGCCACCGGGGGCGGACTCGACTTTGCCGGGATGCTCGATTACGCCCGCACTGTCGGCGGACCGAAGATCCGCGGGATGACGTTCCACGAACGCGCGCGGATGTTGAAGGCGATGGCGAAATATCTGATGGAGCGGAAGGACGAGTTCTATACGCTGTCCGAAGCGACCGGGGCAACCAAGCAGGATTCGTGGGTCGACATCGAAGGAGGCATCGGCACTTTTTTCGCCTACTCCAGCAAGGGCCGCCGGGAATTCCCCAACGAGACGTTTTTCGCCGAGGGCGCGGTTGAGCCGCTTTCGAAAGACAACAGCTTTGTGGGCCGACATTTGTGCGTCCCGCTCGAAGGCGCCGCGGTTCATATCAACGCCTTCAACTTTCCCTGCTGGGGAATGCTCGAGAAACTCGCGCCAACTTTTCTGGGCGGCATGCCGGCGATCGTCAAGCCAGCCACGATCACATCGTATCTCACCGAGGGAATGGTGCGAGCGATGATCGAGTCGGAGATAATTCCCGAGGGAGTTCTTCAGCTCATCGTGGGCAGCACGGGCGATCTTCTCGATCATGTGACCGGCCAGGACGTCGTCACATTCACCGGCTCTGCGGTCACCGGCCGCAAGCTTCGCAGCAGCTCGGCGATCGTCGAAAACTCCACCCGTTTCAACATGGAAGCGGATTCCCTCAACTTCTCGATGCTCGGACCGGAATCCGCGCCGGGCTCGGACGAATTCGACCTGTTCGTGAAGGAGGTCGTGCGCGAGATGACATCGAAGGCCGGACAGAAATGCACCGCGATCCGCCGCACGCTGGTGCCAGAGACTATGGTCGACGATGTCATCAAGGCAATCGGCAAGCGACTTGGCGGAGTGAAGCTCGGAGATCCGCGTACCGATGGTGTCCGCATGGGCCCGCTGGTTGGACGGGAGCAGGTGCGGGAGGTGGGCGAACGGGTGGACGAGCTGAAAGAGGGCTCGGAGATTGTATATGGGAACCCATACGATTTCGAGATCGCTTCCGGTGACAAGCAGCGGGGAGCGTTCTTCCCCGCGACGCTGCTCTACTGCGAAGCGCCTCTCACGACCCTGGCTCCGCACAACATCGAGGCGTTCGGCCCGGTGAATACCATCATGCCCTACCAAAACGTTGGCGAAGCGGTCGAGCTGGCAAAGCTGGGCAAAGGGAGTCTCGTAGGGTCGCTGTTCACATCCGACGATACCGTTGCCCGCGACGTGGTGCTCGGTGCTGCTTCGCACCATGGCCGCATCATGGTGATAGACAGGACGAGCGCGAAATCATCGACCGGGCATGGTTCTCCCTTGCCTGGCCTCGTCCACGGAGGCCCTGGCCGGGCCGGCGGTGGCGAAGAGCTCGGCGGCACAAGAAGCGCGCTCCATTACATGCAGCGCACGGCGGTCCAGGGATCTCCGACGACCCTCACGCGGGTGTCGAGAGAATGGATAAAGGGCGCCGCACAACCGTCGGATCGCATACATCCGTTCAGAAAATATTTCGAAGAGCTCGAAATCGGGGAGACACTCGTCACGCATCGTCGCACTATCACCGAAGCGGATATCGTAAACTTTGCGGGGATCAGCGGCGATTTCTTCTACGCCCACATGGATGACATCGCCGCGAAGGAGTCGCTATTCGAGAAGCGGGTTGCTCACGGCTACTTCGTGTTGTCTGCGGCGGCCGGACTGTTCGTCGATCCCGCGCCGGGACCGGTGCTGGCGAACTACGGGCTCGACAATCTGCGCTTCGTAAAACCGGTTTACGTGGGTGACACCATCCAGGTGCGGCTCACCTGCAAGGTCAAAACGGAAAAGGAGACGCAGCCCGATACTGTTCCGCAGGGTGTCGTCGCGTGGGACGTCGAAGTCACTAACCAGGATCAGGAACCGGTCGCGGTCTACACGATTCTCACCCTGGTCAAGCGCCAGGTGCCAACTGCTGATGCGGGTGCCAGTACCGCAGGGCCTGACGGCGTTGGCAACAATCCGTGGGCTCCTGTAACACGCCAGCCTCAGGCGACCGATCAGCCGGTCACGCCGGTGTGA
- a CDS encoding enoyl-CoA hydratase-related protein, which translates to MLFDPVSQQFILVESAGSVMKITLNRPDVLNSFNGDMAAELHAALATARDDRTVRAVLLTGAGRAFCAGQDLSAVPPSVDGRFDLGALVRTTYNPVIRALRELEKPVVCAVNGVAAGAGANVAIACDIVVASENASFIQSFSKIGLVPDSGGSFFLPRSAGLPMATAMMMLGEKISATRAHEIGMIYRVCPADSLMAESMALATQLAAMPTRGLGLTKRLLNASMANDLDAQLDAEESMQREAGHTRDFIEGVAAFREKRQPQFSGE; encoded by the coding sequence ATGCTCTTTGACCCCGTGAGTCAGCAATTCATCCTCGTCGAATCCGCTGGCAGCGTGATGAAGATCACGCTCAACCGGCCTGACGTCCTCAACAGCTTCAACGGCGACATGGCCGCGGAGCTTCATGCCGCGCTTGCAACTGCCCGCGATGACAGAACAGTGCGCGCAGTGCTGCTCACTGGAGCGGGGCGCGCGTTCTGCGCCGGGCAGGACCTCTCTGCGGTTCCTCCGTCCGTCGATGGCCGCTTTGATCTCGGCGCGCTGGTTCGAACGACCTACAATCCAGTCATCAGGGCACTCCGGGAACTCGAGAAGCCGGTGGTTTGCGCTGTGAATGGTGTTGCGGCCGGAGCTGGTGCCAATGTCGCCATTGCCTGCGACATTGTCGTTGCCTCTGAGAATGCGTCATTCATACAATCGTTCTCGAAGATCGGGCTCGTACCCGACAGCGGTGGATCTTTTTTTCTTCCGAGAAGCGCAGGCCTGCCGATGGCAACCGCGATGATGATGCTGGGCGAGAAGATCTCGGCAACCCGCGCTCATGAAATCGGCATGATCTATCGGGTTTGTCCCGCCGATTCGCTGATGGCGGAGTCAATGGCCCTTGCAACGCAGCTCGCCGCGATGCCGACGCGCGGGCTCGGTCTTACGAAGCGATTGCTCAACGCGTCGATGGCCAACGATCTCGATGCCCAGCTCGATGCCGAGGAGTCGATGCAGCGCGAGGCGGGACATACGCGCGATTTCATCGAAGGCGTTGCGGCATTCCGGGAAAAACGGCAACCGCAGTTCTCGGGTGAATAG
- a CDS encoding 3-hydroxyacyl-CoA dehydrogenase NAD-binding domain-containing protein, with the protein MNSASGGSSGGGGSGGSAKQSKHSGADVMAGVSRELQVGVVGAGAMGSGIAQLAAMAGHHTVLFDTDAGALTRAVAGIEKNLARSVEKGRMSDTEAALARKRVICVGSDGGGGGGGGAALDQLEGCGFVIEAIVETLDAKQNLFFRLEEVVPADAVLATNTSSLSITAIAQACQRPERLIGVHFFNPPTVLPLVEIVPGLATSGEVTRFARALIDAWGKTTVIASDTPGFIVNRIARPFYGEALRIYEEGIAGMSTIDWAMREIGGFKMGPFELMDFIGNDINFAATKSVYEATFHDSRFKPFITQQRLFDAGFFGRKTGRGYYDYSEGAGVPEPDRNTELGDLIFRRILSMLINQAAEAVYYRIATARDVDLAMTLGVNYPKGLLQWADEVGIQETVNWLGALHEFYGEERYRPSPLLKTMAADGFTFFSSPGVTE; encoded by the coding sequence GTGAATAGCGCGTCGGGCGGATCCAGCGGAGGAGGCGGGTCCGGTGGGTCGGCCAAGCAAAGCAAGCATTCCGGTGCCGATGTCATGGCCGGCGTCAGTCGCGAATTGCAGGTCGGAGTGGTGGGCGCGGGCGCAATGGGAAGCGGCATCGCCCAACTCGCCGCCATGGCCGGCCATCATACCGTTCTCTTCGACACCGACGCTGGCGCGCTCACTCGTGCTGTAGCGGGCATTGAAAAAAATCTCGCCAGAAGTGTAGAGAAAGGGCGAATGTCGGATACCGAAGCGGCTCTCGCCCGCAAACGCGTCATCTGCGTCGGAAGCGATGGAGGCGGGGGAGGCGGGGGAGGCGCGGCACTCGATCAGCTCGAAGGATGCGGATTCGTGATCGAGGCGATCGTCGAAACTCTCGACGCCAAGCAGAATCTTTTCTTCCGGCTGGAGGAAGTCGTCCCGGCCGACGCAGTGCTTGCGACCAATACGTCGTCGTTGTCAATCACGGCCATCGCGCAAGCGTGCCAGCGCCCTGAGCGGCTCATTGGCGTGCACTTCTTCAATCCGCCGACTGTCCTCCCGCTGGTCGAAATCGTACCGGGCCTCGCGACGAGCGGTGAGGTCACCCGTTTTGCGCGTGCTCTCATCGATGCATGGGGGAAGACCACGGTGATTGCGTCGGATACGCCGGGCTTCATTGTGAATCGCATCGCGCGCCCGTTTTATGGCGAAGCGCTCCGCATTTACGAGGAAGGAATCGCCGGCATGTCGACCATCGACTGGGCGATGCGGGAGATTGGCGGCTTCAAAATGGGACCCTTCGAGCTGATGGACTTCATCGGCAACGATATCAATTTTGCCGCGACGAAAAGCGTTTACGAAGCGACGTTCCATGACTCCCGCTTCAAACCGTTCATCACCCAGCAGCGATTGTTCGACGCGGGGTTCTTCGGCCGAAAAACAGGTCGTGGCTACTACGATTACAGCGAGGGTGCAGGCGTACCCGAACCCGATCGCAACACGGAGCTCGGAGATCTCATTTTTCGGCGGATTCTCTCGATGTTGATCAATCAGGCCGCCGAAGCGGTGTATTACCGCATTGCGACGGCGAGAGATGTCGATTTGGCGATGACCCTCGGCGTCAATTATCCGAAGGGCCTTTTGCAATGGGCAGACGAAGTGGGTATTCAGGAGACGGTCAACTGGCTCGGCGCGCTGCACGAGTTTTATGGTGAGGAGAGATACCGGCCAAGCCCGCTGCTCAAGACGATGGCGGCCGATGGTTTTACCTTCTTCAGTTCTCCAGGCGTCACCGAGTAG
- a CDS encoding PIN domain-containing protein has product MHRSVRLVLAEHELVVGEVVLDELRRVLNTRFRLPAARVAEVEELLRAYEVVDRPESPDAVAVQDADDGWILASARSARVDALITGDGDLLAVADQVPFRVLSPRAFWDEVRRGAR; this is encoded by the coding sequence TTGCACCGATCTGTTCGTCTCGTTCTGGCCGAACACGAACTGGTCGTGGGGGAAGTTGTCCTCGACGAACTCCGTCGGGTGCTTAACACGCGATTTCGCCTTCCCGCCGCGCGTGTGGCGGAGGTCGAGGAGCTGTTACGGGCCTACGAGGTCGTCGATCGGCCGGAATCTCCCGACGCGGTGGCGGTTCAAGACGCTGACGACGGTTGGATCCTGGCCAGTGCACGTTCCGCGCGCGTCGATGCGTTGATCACGGGGGACGGCGACTTGCTCGCTGTAGCTGATCAGGTCCCATTCCGCGTCCTGTCTCCTCGCGCGTTTTGGGATGAGGTCCGGCGTGGAGCTCGCTAA
- a CDS encoding transferase hexapeptide repeat family protein, whose amino-acid sequence MTNNIYAFGGFRPVVHESAFIHPNATVTGNVIVGRDVYVGPGAAIRGDWGGIVIGDGCNIQENCTIHMFPGITVVLEESAHIGHGAIIHGARICRNALVGMNAVVMDNAVVGAESIVGALCFVPAEMQIPERKVVVGNPAKVVKDVSDEMIAWKTKGTRLYQSLPASLRDSLEPCEPLREIEPNRPQQPTSFGMWKDESRKVRTE is encoded by the coding sequence GTGACCAACAACATTTATGCGTTCGGCGGCTTTCGCCCCGTCGTTCACGAGTCAGCGTTCATTCATCCCAATGCGACTGTCACCGGCAACGTGATCGTCGGCCGTGATGTGTACGTCGGACCAGGCGCAGCGATCCGCGGCGATTGGGGCGGAATCGTCATTGGGGACGGCTGCAACATCCAGGAAAACTGCACCATCCACATGTTCCCCGGCATTACGGTGGTGCTGGAGGAGAGTGCGCACATCGGCCACGGCGCGATCATCCACGGAGCGCGCATTTGCCGGAATGCACTCGTGGGGATGAATGCAGTGGTGATGGACAATGCGGTGGTAGGCGCAGAGTCGATTGTCGGTGCGCTTTGTTTCGTCCCGGCCGAGATGCAGATTCCGGAGCGGAAGGTAGTCGTTGGCAATCCGGCAAAAGTCGTGAAGGATGTAAGTGACGAGATGATTGCCTGGAAAACGAAGGGTACACGGCTGTATCAATCGCTGCCGGCAAGTCTGCGCGATTCGCTCGAACCGTGTGAGCCCCTGCGGGAGATCGAGCCCAACCGGCCGCAACAGCCGACGAGCTTCGGGATGTGGAAGGACGAATCGAGAAAGGTGAGGACTGAGTGA
- a CDS encoding transketolase C-terminal domain-containing protein — MTGTLAPAQQSSTLPVDPRFDWKRIAYLLLASRSLDYIEETRLLPQKKVVYQFSARGHDLAQIILGTLLDGKHDAAGAYYRSRPLLLTLGLTLEDAFAGPLRKSGGFSDGRDIGVVCNFPNNDGAIVLPMSGDVGSQYTPSVGWAQSITYYRDVMGDHSYDRSMAVVLGGEASAATNGFWSALTIATTLRLPILFYIEDNRYGISVPSELQTPGGNIAANLASFGNLYIREGDGSDPGDAAASFADVTEHVRSQKGPALLRLDVPRLCGHSGQDTQAYKSADYITDEQARDPLPRLRQYLVPAVMSDAEWTELESRVEADAEAALEAALNRPEPDASRIKRYVFAESRPDGMPDTQQTGGLAVSGHVFPGGTSTPAPELQRTNMLTAIRRTLQHELKTNPKLLLFGEDIGPKGGVHAATMGLQDEFGDKRVFDTSLSEEGIIGRAVGMAIAGLMPVAEIQFRKYADPATEQLNNCGTMRWRTANRFAAPIVVRMPGGFAKVGDPWHSVSGEVLWAHAIGWQMVFPSNAEDAVGLLRAALRSNNPTIFFEHRHLLDGPWARRPYPGDDYVLPLGKARITQSGDALTVVTWGAMVERCELAAKRVGESIEIIDLRTVSPWDREAVLASVARTRRCLIVHEDNRTAGFGAEIAAVIAEEAFYSLDAPIRRFAIPDVPVPHNFGLMDAVVPGVEGIARYMTELIEA, encoded by the coding sequence ATGACCGGCACGCTTGCCCCCGCACAGCAATCATCCACGCTTCCTGTCGATCCGCGTTTCGACTGGAAACGAATTGCGTATCTGCTGCTTGCGTCGCGTAGTCTCGACTACATCGAAGAGACGCGGCTCCTGCCGCAAAAAAAGGTGGTCTACCAGTTCTCGGCACGCGGTCACGATCTGGCGCAGATAATTCTCGGAACGCTGCTGGATGGAAAACACGATGCCGCCGGGGCGTACTACAGGTCGCGTCCGCTGCTGCTGACGCTGGGGTTGACGCTCGAGGACGCGTTTGCGGGCCCGCTCCGGAAATCGGGCGGTTTCAGCGATGGGCGTGACATCGGCGTAGTCTGCAACTTTCCGAACAACGATGGTGCAATCGTGCTGCCGATGTCCGGTGATGTCGGTTCGCAGTACACCCCCTCCGTCGGCTGGGCGCAGTCGATCACTTATTATCGCGACGTAATGGGCGATCACTCCTACGATCGCTCGATGGCCGTTGTGCTCGGCGGTGAGGCTTCGGCAGCGACAAACGGGTTCTGGTCGGCCCTGACTATTGCGACGACACTTCGGTTGCCGATCCTTTTCTATATAGAGGACAACCGGTACGGTATCTCCGTGCCGTCGGAGCTGCAGACTCCGGGCGGGAACATCGCGGCCAATCTGGCCTCGTTCGGGAATCTCTACATTCGCGAAGGCGACGGGTCGGATCCGGGCGACGCGGCGGCATCGTTTGCGGATGTGACCGAGCACGTACGATCTCAAAAGGGTCCGGCCCTGCTTCGACTGGATGTGCCGCGTCTGTGTGGTCATTCCGGGCAGGACACTCAGGCATACAAGTCCGCCGACTACATCACCGATGAACAGGCGCGCGATCCGCTGCCCAGGCTCAGGCAATATCTCGTTCCCGCGGTAATGTCGGACGCTGAGTGGACCGAGCTTGAATCGCGCGTGGAGGCGGATGCCGAGGCTGCGCTGGAGGCCGCGCTGAATCGTCCGGAGCCGGATGCGTCGAGGATCAAGCGGTATGTTTTCGCCGAGTCGCGTCCGGACGGTATGCCCGACACTCAGCAGACAGGCGGGCTGGCGGTAAGCGGGCATGTTTTTCCTGGTGGTACCAGCACTCCCGCACCCGAGCTTCAGCGTACGAACATGCTGACCGCGATCCGCCGGACGCTGCAGCATGAGCTGAAAACCAATCCCAAACTGCTTCTTTTTGGTGAGGATATCGGCCCGAAGGGCGGTGTTCATGCAGCGACGATGGGGCTGCAGGACGAGTTTGGCGACAAACGGGTCTTCGATACCAGCTTGTCGGAGGAGGGGATCATCGGGCGCGCCGTCGGAATGGCGATCGCCGGGCTGATGCCGGTGGCCGAGATTCAGTTTCGGAAGTATGCGGATCCTGCTACCGAACAGCTCAACAACTGCGGCACGATGCGCTGGCGGACGGCGAACCGTTTTGCGGCGCCCATTGTGGTGCGGATGCCGGGTGGTTTTGCCAAGGTTGGTGATCCGTGGCACAGTGTTTCAGGCGAAGTTCTCTGGGCGCATGCGATCGGCTGGCAGATGGTGTTTCCATCCAACGCCGAGGATGCGGTTGGATTGTTGCGCGCTGCGCTCAGGAGCAACAACCCGACGATCTTTTTCGAGCACAGGCATCTGCTGGATGGTCCGTGGGCGAGGCGGCCGTATCCTGGTGACGACTACGTGCTGCCGCTGGGGAAAGCGCGCATCACGCAGAGTGGCGATGCGCTGACGGTGGTGACGTGGGGAGCTATGGTCGAGCGGTGCGAGCTCGCGGCGAAGCGAGTCGGGGAGTCGATAGAGATTATCGATTTGCGGACTGTTTCGCCGTGGGACAGGGAGGCCGTTCTGGCTTCAGTTGCGCGAACGCGGCGGTGTTTGATTGTGCATGAGGATAATCGGACTGCTGGTTTTGGCGCGGAGATCGCTGCTGTGATTGCTGAGGAGGCGTTTTACAGTCTCGATGCACCGATACGGCGGTTTGCGATTCCGGATGTGCCGGTCCCGCATAATTTCGGGTTGATGGATGCTGTTGTGCCGGGGGTTGAGGGGATTGCCCGGTACATGACGGAGTTGATTGAAGCTTGA
- a CDS encoding amidohydrolase family protein yields MLRHSRSLAAESPEVGDNTFIRSLAGRGTRLDDLGGRTVVPGFIDAHSHPASAGLRYLRAVGFDLRYITAM; encoded by the coding sequence GTGCTCAGGCACTCGCGATCACTGGCGGCGGAATCGCCTGAGGTAGGCGACAATACATTCATTCGCTCACTCGCGGGCCGGGGAACACGACTCGACGATCTCGGCGGCAGGACAGTCGTTCCGGGGTTCATCGACGCTCACTCGCATCCAGCGTCCGCCGGTCTTCGATATCTCCGCGCGGTGGGCTTTGATTTGCGGTACATCACGGCCATGTAG
- a CDS encoding TM2 domain-containing protein, with protein MTGPTHADTHRMMTYDANKKSIAVAYLCWLLVGLCGAHRFYMGKWFTGMVMLAMTMFSFVMMLILVGYFTIAVPAIWALVDALLIPGWVRSHNNKLISELER; from the coding sequence ATGACTGGTCCGACGCATGCTGACACGCACCGGATGATGACGTACGATGCCAACAAGAAATCCATCGCGGTTGCGTACCTGTGCTGGTTGCTGGTGGGCCTCTGCGGAGCCCACCGGTTCTACATGGGCAAATGGTTCACCGGCATGGTGATGCTGGCAATGACCATGTTCTCGTTCGTGATGATGCTGATTCTCGTTGGCTACTTCACGATCGCAGTTCCGGCGATCTGGGCGCTTGTGGATGCGCTGCTGATTCCGGGCTGGGTGCGCAGCCACAACAACAAACTGATTTCGGAGCTGGAGAGGTGA